The Candidatus Defluviibacterium haderslevense DNA window TTCGACGAAATTCTATGTACTGAATTTTTATTTTTACAAAAGGTTATGAAAATAAAAATTAGGATTATAAATCGATACATGACGTTAAAATTTTGCCAAAATTAATATTTATCTGAGTATTCAAATCATATCTGTTTATATTATATGTTAAATAAATTTAATGTTGTTATTATATACATTAAATATTATTTATATATAATAAATACCAAAAATTAAGTAATACTGTCAAGGATTAAAATTTTACCTTTGAAGGTTCAATAACGTCACCTGTTAGGGGTGGTATAATTGAATTAAACCAAACTCAAGGCTTAACTCCACTGGACGAAGCAATCCAAAAGAAAAGAGCCTCAATTTATTGAAAACCAGATCATTGAACTAAGTTCAACGGATCTGTGAGTGCTTTTCTGTTTTAGAAAACCAGAAAAGTATCAATGTTTTGTGTCTGTCATGTTCATGACAAGACGTTAGTTTGTTTTAATATATTATAAATGCAAGCACATCGAAATAATATTCGCTGTGTAATAGGAAACTCAGAAGAGAGTATAGCTAAAGAATAATAACTAAAAGCTATGAATCGGAAGGGTGGAATAAAGAGAAATGAACATATTTTATTTTAACTTAAATTAACCAAAACTCAAATCTTATGAAAAGGACGAATTTTAAGCGTTTTTTACTTTTTCTAGGAGATGGCCGGACCAGGTTCATGACAATAGCATTAGTCATGTTCTTTTCGTTAAGTCAATTCCAAAACCTATCAGCCCAATTAGGGCCATCTTCCATTCCATTGTTGAAATCTAAACAAGAAGTTAGAGCAATCATTGATCAACAGGTACAAATACTAGCAGATCAAATTGCACAAGTTGGAGGAACAAATAAGAGTGATCCAAGAATTTCTAATTTGTTGTCAGCACATAATATATATATGTATATGGCAGTGAATATGGAGCGAGGCAATACGATGAACGATGTAGCATACTTGGCTTATGCAGCAGCAAATTTTGGTCGAGTGAGTTCAAATCCAAATGCATTAAATGAAATAGTACCCCAGGGTGTTAGTTTGAGTGCATGGAATGTTGAATTTTTTAATATCATCGACGTAATTAAACAATAGGAATAGCTAAATCTCAAACTCAATATCTCATGAAAAAAACAGTAAACAAATTAAAAATGGTGTTCGCAGTGATGCTTGCAGTCGTATATACGACTGGAGTGTATGCACAAGCAATCACTTTTAACTCTGCATCATCGCAGAATATATGCGGAGACAATATAGCTCCGAATATAAACCAATCCAGTGGAGGTTGTATATTGCCACCAGCTGGAGGTATAGTTACATGTAATGGTTTAACCATAGCAACTGGCCAAGCAACGCAGTTTTCTATGCTTTTACCTGCATTATGTAATACGACTTATAAATTAACGAATGTTAATTTAAATTTTGTCATTAACTCTTGGGGTTGTGATTTTGGATTACACATGCGTAATCCACTAAACAATTATGTAACCTTGATGCAAACGGTAGGTTTATCATCAGCAGGCGGTACTTTCAACGGTATCAATATCTGTGATACATCGAATGTAGTGTATCCGGCTACACCAACACCAGGTATCTATAAACAACTATCACCTGCAGTAGGAACTGGAGGAACATCAGCATGTGGACAATCATGTAATGCTACTCCACCAATCAACAGCTATTGCAGTTTGAACGATGTGGTTCCAGCAGGAACGGGAATAGGAGGACAATGGTCCTTAGTATTCCAAAACGGATGGAGTGGCGAGACTGGTCAAATGACCAGCTGGGCATTGACGTTCGAACCACAAGCTACGTTACCTAATTTTACAGGAGTAACTACATTGCCATTAGCGCCAGGTTCATGTGCAGCAGCACCAATACCATGTGTTGCGGCTGGAGCATTTGCTTCATGTACTGCACCTGGAAGTGTTGCGCCATCAACAGCAGCACCGTTTTATGCAGGATATAATGTAACAACAAATGTACCAGCAGTACAAGTTAGTTATGCAATATTAACAGGCCCACCAACTGCTGCGACTTTAAGTTGTATAAACCAAGCAGGATTTTTACCATGTCCACCAGCAGGAATACAATTTACATCATCAGGATTAAAACATATCTTATGGAGATCATCTACAGGATGTGGATCATTTGATACTTCATACCAAGCTATTAATATAGCAGATTTGGAACCACCAACATTTGTACCGGCATGCCCTAAAGGAAACAGAGTAAATCTTAATGCTGGTCCTGGAGAATGCGGTGCATTCTGGGATGCTCCAGCATTTATGGCAATAGATAACTGTCCTTCTACATTAATATTTGGAGCATTGGGATTTTCAGGAGGATGTAACCAATATTCACAAAGCTTCTGCGGTATTAACGCATGCGGTGATTCAGGTGGATATTTCTTCGACTTAAAGAACAATACAACAAAACCAATGATCATCAGTGGTTTCGTGTCAACATTTACAGATAATGGAGCAGGAACACAAGCAGGTGTATTTGAAGTATATATGAAAAATACCCCTGTGAGTTGGAGAGTTGGAGCAGGAACTATACCTACCGCTCAATCTTGCCCAAATACCAATCCAAGAGCGAACTGGACTTTAGTTAAGACTACAGGAGCAGCAGACTCAGTAAGAACATCAGCATGGACAGCAGGAACAGCTGGATTAACAAAAGATACATTATGGATCGGTAAGCCGGCGAATGTATTTGATACAGCGACAGCATGCGATGGAACACAAACATTCAGAAGAGGATTAAACAGCAGCCCAATAACCTTAGGCCCTGGAGAAATCCGAGGTATTGCGATCTTAGGAGCACAAAATACTGGATACAGTATGAACTTACCTGGATTTGGAACATGTGCTACAGGAAATTATGGAGACGGTCAGTTAGTGATCAATCCAATACACAATACACCAGCAGGTGGAATAGGAGGTATCTCAGTAAACGCTGCAGGAGCGAACTTTGGAACGATATGCGTACCATTTGGTTTCCCTGGAGATGTCTTCTATGCATTTGTAGATGGTGGAATGGCAGGAATGGTACCTGTAAGTCAAACATGCGGAAGACCATTTGGTCCTGGATGTTACTTCCCAATAGGATGTACTAATTTATGCTATAGAGCAACAGACGCTGCAGGAAACGTTACAGTATGTAACTTCCAGGTATGTGTTAACGAATGGGCAAACCAAACATTAGCATTAGTATGTAATGATGAAGTACAAATTTCATTGGATCAAAACTGTGAGGCTACCATCAATGCTGATATGGTATTAGAAGGAGGACCTTACGGATGTTATGATGACTATATCGTTGAAGTAAGATTATGGACAACAACTGGAAACGGAGGATTGATCGATCGTAACTTAACAAAACCGGGAGTACAGATTAACGGAAATGAAATCGGAAGAGAATTGAGAATCACAGTACGTGACCCACAAACAGGAAATTCATGTTGGGGACATGCTACAGTAGAGGATAAATTACCACCGGTAATGACATGTCCAAGAGATACATGCGTTCCATGTCAATCACCATTGACCCCATCATTCACAGGTCAACCAACAGTACTTGAGAATTGCGGAGGAGCAAGTGTAACATATAGAGATAATGCAACACAAGGAGGTTGTGCAGCTAGATATTCAAAATTGATCTTACGTACATTTACAGCAGTAGATGCTAGTGGAAACAGATCAGTATGTACACAAACAATAACAGTAGCGTTAGGAGATTTAAATATTGTAAGCGTTCCATTGAACTTTGACAATATCGAAGAACCAATGTTATTATGTGATGAGAAAATAGATCGCAATAAGAATGTAGGTCCACACATGGCAGACTTCCCTGAATGCGTAGATGGATACTTGTTAGATTCAGCCTATTGGTATGCAAACCCTAACCAACCAAACATCTATCCAAACAGAAGAATACCAAGAGTATTGGGATGGAACTGTATCGACAATCCAAACAGTCCAAATTTTGGACATCCAAATCCTGATCCGGTATACTATCCAGCACACAGACAGTGGTCACAAACCAATCCATTATGTTGGGGTCCTGACACAAGAATTATGTGGCATGGAACTGGAAAACCAGGAGGAACAGATTGTATCAATTTAGCAGTAACATACAAAGATATCATATTTGATTTAGCAACACCTGGTTGTGATGCAGGTCCGATAGGATGTTATAAAGTATTACGTCAATGGACAGTATTAGATTGGTGTACAAGTTTAGTAGGAGGTCACAACCAAATTATCAAGGTAGTAGACGCTGAAGGACCGAATATTTTATATCCAGATAGTACAAGAGTTAACATGGAAACATGGACATGTACAGGAAGATGGGACGTACCACCAGCCTGGATCGTGGACAACTGTTCAAATGAATTACACTATACAGTAGAAGTTGAAAACGGAACTGTATTAGGAAATGAAGTATCAGGATATGTAGTAGTAAATATGCCAGAAGGATTACAAAATGGTTATATCATTGCAACAGACTGTTGTGGAAATATAACTAAGAAAGTAGTTAAATTAAATGTAATCGACAGAACGCCACCACAAGCAGTATGTAGAACAGCTACAGTAGTGAGCTTGAATGGAAATCAAAATCCTGGAACAAATTATGCTTCAATATTTGCAGAATCATTTGACGAAGGATCATTTGACAACTGCCAACCACACATCTGGTTCAAAGTTATCAGAATGGCTGAATTGTTGGGAACCAACAGTGGAAGTAATTCAAATAACGTAGTAGCATGTGCAGGCTTAAATGGAGATGACAACACAGTATTGGCAGGAAATCAAGTATATTTTGATGATGTTACAAGATTCTGTTGTGCAGATGTAGGACAAAAGATCATGGTAGTGTTTAGAGTATTTGATGTGAATCCAGGCGCAGGCCCGATAGCACCAATCAACATGACCAATCCAAACAGTGCATTATTCGGAAGATTCAGCGATTGTATGGTAGAAGTAGAAGTACAAGATAAGAGTGTACCTACAGTAGTAGCACCACCAAATATGGTAGTAAGCTGCTGGTACTGGTTCGATATCACAAAAGCAAATGATCCAAGCGACCGTCAATTCGGTAGAGTGGTAACGAGCTTATCAGATAGAGAAAAAGTAAAAACATCTGATATCGTATGTCACAAATTCTGCGAAAGAAATCAATACACAGGCTATCCAGGCTATGTACAAACAAATCAAGTACCGGTACCTGCACCAAATCAAGCATGTATCTATTACAACCAATTGTTTGATACAGCACACTGGGATCGCAAGTATGAATTAGTATGGGGCTTTGACGGTTATGCATTAAGTGCATGCGGAACGAACCCAACGATTGTAGTAAATGACTTAAGAGAGTGCGGACAAGGACAAATCCAACGTATCATCACAGCAACAGGACCAAACAATAGCCGAGTGAATGCAATCCAAACCATTTGGGTAGTAGATTGTGATCCATTCTATATTGATCCACTAAACTGTAATGATCCAAGATATTCAGATATCCAATGGCCAAATGGTGTATGTAACCAAAATCCAATCGTAATCGATGGTTGTGGAGCAGACATCAGCCCAGAGAATCCACAATTGGGTAAACCAGTAGTGGTGAATAACGCAGATGACAATTGTGCATTAATCTCTATTGAAAAATTTGATGAGATCTTCACAATAGAACCAGATGCATGCTTCAAAGTATTACGTAAATGGGTAGTGATTGACTGGTGTCAATATGATCCATTCATCGATCCAGATTTCGGAAGATGGGAAGCATTACAAGTGATCAAAGTAAGAGATCAAGACAAACCAGTAGTTACATGTGAAGTTGGACCATGTGAGCCAGCAGTGATAGATCCGACATTAAAAGTATGTGTAGGTCATATCAGCTTAACAGCAACAGCAACAGATAACTGTACACCAGTAGATTGGTTGTTCTGGGAATACAAGATTGATGCATACAATGATGGCAAGGGAGTACACGGAGGCTATGACTTCCGAGTAGGAACATTGACCCAACGTCAATATAATGCAGGCGATACAGTAGAGTATAGCCACAATCCATTCGCTGATGACAATCACAATCCATTCAATGCAAGTGGAACATACCCAATCGGTATCCACAAAATCAGATGGAATGTAGAGGATGGTTGCGGAAATATAGGAGTATGCGAAACATTATTTGAAATCAAAGATTGTAAAGCACCAACACCATATTGCTTAACAGGAGTGATCACAGTACCAATGCCATCATCTAAGTGTGTGGATATATGGGCTAAGGATTTAGATCATGGAAGTTATGACAACTGTACACCAAAAGACAGCTTGAAATTCTATTTTGACGGAGATGAAAACAAACCAAGTATCCGAGTATGTTGCGATGATTTCGTAGCAGCTGGACAAAACGATGAGTTAAGAATCGAAGTTGAAATGTGGGTACAAGACGAAGAAGGAAACAGAGACTATTGCAAGACAATAGTAATTGTACAAGATAACTTAGATAGCTGCTTAAATACAGGATCATTTGGTAAGATCACGGGAAGTCTTAAAACAGAAGGAAGTGAAGAAGCTAAACCAGTAACAATGCAGTTAGAGACAGCGAATTCAGCGATGAAAGAAGTGACAGGAAGCCCTTATACATTTGGAGATTTGAAATTCCCAATAGTATATACAGTTAAACCAAGTCGCAACGATGATCACTTGAACGGAGTAAGTACAGCGGATATCGTTAAGATCCAAAAACACATATTGGGTCAAATACCAATAACGAGCCCATACAAGTTGATAGCAGCAGACGTAAACGCAAGTGGAAGTATAACAGCATCAGATATCTCAGAAATGAGAAAATTAATCTTAGGCGTACAACCAACATTTACGAAAGTAGCATCATGGACATTTGTACCGAATTCATATGTATTTGCAGATCCAAGCAAACCATGGAATGCACCAAGATCAAGTACAGTAAGTGTAAATGACAAAGTGGAGTACAAAGAGAACTTCATGGCAATCAAGATGGGAGATGTGAACGGTAATGCGAAAGCAGGCTTAGTAGGAACATCAATCCGTACGACAGGAACATTGAACTTAGAAATCGAAGAAGGTACAGTAGTAGCTGGACAGACGTATAAGATGAATGTTAAATCAAGTGACTTTGCAAGCATCGCAGGTTATCAATTTACAATGAAGTATGACAACGAAAGTTTGGTATACGAAGGAGTAGAAAGAGGCGTGTTGAATGTAAATGAAAGCAATATCGGAACGATCAGAAGTGGAGTGATCACAACAAGCTGGAACTCAAACGTGGGAGAAAGCTATAAATCAAACGAAGTATTGTACAGCATCGTGTTTAAAGCAACAAGAAGCGGCAATATCAGTAAGATGATCAGCATCACAAGTGATGTAACAAGAGCAGAAGCTTATGACAACTTAGATCAAGTTAAAGAAGTTAAATTAGGCGTACGCACCGATAAAGGAATTGTAGAAACAGGTGTGTTCGAATTGTATCAAAACGAACCAAATCCGTTCAGCAAAGAAAGCGTAATCAGCTACCGCTTACCAGAAGCATCAGCAGTTAAATTAACTGTATACGATGTAACCGGAAAAGTAGTAAGAGTATACGAATTGAAAGGACAAAAAGGCTTGAATAGCTATAAGATCACGAAGAGTGAGTTAAGCGTATCAGGCGTATTGTACTATCAATTAGATGCAGCTGATCATACAGCAACAAAGAGAATGGTCGTAATCGAGTAATCGATTGATCTTAGACATTTAGTTTTATTATAATGCCCTTCAACGAAAGTTGAAGGGCATTTTTAGTTTAATTATATACCACATAAACTCTAATTAATTTATCTTTGAAATTGTATTAAAATATTTTTAAAGTTACCTCAATTGATTAATCTAGAATTTGCACTAATATTTTAATTGTGTGGAAATTAATTGAAAAGTATAACATAAGATTTAACAATATTTTTATTTGAATTCCAAATTTTAATTTTTAAACAGCCTTATATGAAAGCCATTTTTGTTACACTGACGTTCCTTTTGTTAGGATTCTTTAGTTACTCACAAGACACCATTAAAGTTCAGACTTTTGATTGGAAATCTACTATACGGCGGGATTCTTTTGATTTTCCGAATGATAATACTTCATATCGCAAAATTCTAATGCTTTATAATATGAGATGTCATAATGCAGCAGTTGGTAATGGGAATGTAGGTTGTTATGAATGGGATTACAGTTGTAATACTTTTATTACTGATCCAAGCAGAATAGATTCATCAAAAGCGGCTCATCCTGATTATGTAATTTCCAATTTTAATGGCACTGATTTCAATTATACAAACCATCCTACATATCAAATATTTAAAACGATCCAACATAATGCCACTTTATCTGGAAATATGTTATCAAATGGATCCATTGGAAAAGATAATAAGATTATTGAATTAGGCGGTCTAAA harbors:
- a CDS encoding T9SS type A sorting domain-containing protein is translated as MKKTVNKLKMVFAVMLAVVYTTGVYAQAITFNSASSQNICGDNIAPNINQSSGGCILPPAGGIVTCNGLTIATGQATQFSMLLPALCNTTYKLTNVNLNFVINSWGCDFGLHMRNPLNNYVTLMQTVGLSSAGGTFNGINICDTSNVVYPATPTPGIYKQLSPAVGTGGTSACGQSCNATPPINSYCSLNDVVPAGTGIGGQWSLVFQNGWSGETGQMTSWALTFEPQATLPNFTGVTTLPLAPGSCAAAPIPCVAAGAFASCTAPGSVAPSTAAPFYAGYNVTTNVPAVQVSYAILTGPPTAATLSCINQAGFLPCPPAGIQFTSSGLKHILWRSSTGCGSFDTSYQAINIADLEPPTFVPACPKGNRVNLNAGPGECGAFWDAPAFMAIDNCPSTLIFGALGFSGGCNQYSQSFCGINACGDSGGYFFDLKNNTTKPMIISGFVSTFTDNGAGTQAGVFEVYMKNTPVSWRVGAGTIPTAQSCPNTNPRANWTLVKTTGAADSVRTSAWTAGTAGLTKDTLWIGKPANVFDTATACDGTQTFRRGLNSSPITLGPGEIRGIAILGAQNTGYSMNLPGFGTCATGNYGDGQLVINPIHNTPAGGIGGISVNAAGANFGTICVPFGFPGDVFYAFVDGGMAGMVPVSQTCGRPFGPGCYFPIGCTNLCYRATDAAGNVTVCNFQVCVNEWANQTLALVCNDEVQISLDQNCEATINADMVLEGGPYGCYDDYIVEVRLWTTTGNGGLIDRNLTKPGVQINGNEIGRELRITVRDPQTGNSCWGHATVEDKLPPVMTCPRDTCVPCQSPLTPSFTGQPTVLENCGGASVTYRDNATQGGCAARYSKLILRTFTAVDASGNRSVCTQTITVALGDLNIVSVPLNFDNIEEPMLLCDEKIDRNKNVGPHMADFPECVDGYLLDSAYWYANPNQPNIYPNRRIPRVLGWNCIDNPNSPNFGHPNPDPVYYPAHRQWSQTNPLCWGPDTRIMWHGTGKPGGTDCINLAVTYKDIIFDLATPGCDAGPIGCYKVLRQWTVLDWCTSLVGGHNQIIKVVDAEGPNILYPDSTRVNMETWTCTGRWDVPPAWIVDNCSNELHYTVEVENGTVLGNEVSGYVVVNMPEGLQNGYIIATDCCGNITKKVVKLNVIDRTPPQAVCRTATVVSLNGNQNPGTNYASIFAESFDEGSFDNCQPHIWFKVIRMAELLGTNSGSNSNNVVACAGLNGDDNTVLAGNQVYFDDVTRFCCADVGQKIMVVFRVFDVNPGAGPIAPINMTNPNSALFGRFSDCMVEVEVQDKSVPTVVAPPNMVVSCWYWFDITKANDPSDRQFGRVVTSLSDREKVKTSDIVCHKFCERNQYTGYPGYVQTNQVPVPAPNQACIYYNQLFDTAHWDRKYELVWGFDGYALSACGTNPTIVVNDLRECGQGQIQRIITATGPNNSRVNAIQTIWVVDCDPFYIDPLNCNDPRYSDIQWPNGVCNQNPIVIDGCGADISPENPQLGKPVVVNNADDNCALISIEKFDEIFTIEPDACFKVLRKWVVIDWCQYDPFIDPDFGRWEALQVIKVRDQDKPVVTCEVGPCEPAVIDPTLKVCVGHISLTATATDNCTPVDWLFWEYKIDAYNDGKGVHGGYDFRVGTLTQRQYNAGDTVEYSHNPFADDNHNPFNASGTYPIGIHKIRWNVEDGCGNIGVCETLFEIKDCKAPTPYCLTGVITVPMPSSKCVDIWAKDLDHGSYDNCTPKDSLKFYFDGDENKPSIRVCCDDFVAAGQNDELRIEVEMWVQDEEGNRDYCKTIVIVQDNLDSCLNTGSFGKITGSLKTEGSEEAKPVTMQLETANSAMKEVTGSPYTFGDLKFPIVYTVKPSRNDDHLNGVSTADIVKIQKHILGQIPITSPYKLIAADVNASGSITASDISEMRKLILGVQPTFTKVASWTFVPNSYVFADPSKPWNAPRSSTVSVNDKVEYKENFMAIKMGDVNGNAKAGLVGTSIRTTGTLNLEIEEGTVVAGQTYKMNVKSSDFASIAGYQFTMKYDNESLVYEGVERGVLNVNESNIGTIRSGVITTSWNSNVGESYKSNEVLYSIVFKATRSGNISKMISITSDVTRAEAYDNLDQVKEVKLGVRTDKGIVETGVFELYQNEPNPFSKESVISYRLPEASAVKLTVYDVTGKVVRVYELKGQKGLNSYKITKSELSVSGVLYYQLDAADHTATKRMVVIE